One Ilumatobacter coccineus YM16-304 genomic window, CGTCGCCTGGACAGGCGTGTAGGCGTCGATGCTCCACCCAGCACGCGCTGGTGGTTCAGGGGGACTCGCGCAGGGCGGGAGCGACCGCGGCGTAGTCGTCGACCACCAAGCCGGTTGCCCCAGCGGCACGAAAGGCGCGGGCGGCGGCGGCGTCGTTCACCGTCCAGACGTGCACGGCGACGCCGCGCTGCACGTTGCGGCGGATCACCCAGCCCCGAGCGATGGGGGCGAAGAGTTGTACGCCCTGCGCCGCCCGCCGTCGCCAGAAGACGAGGTCGAAGCCGATGAGCGCGCCTTCGAGCAGCGAGGCGTTGGTGGCCAGATCGGGGAATCGCCGGCGGAGACGGCGGAGCACCCGAGTGTGGAACGGCGCGCTCACGCACAACCGCTCGCGATGCGGATATCGCTCGATCAGGGCGACGAGTGCGTCTTCGCACTGCACGCTCTTGAGTTCGATGTTCCAGCGCGCCTCGGGGAACTCGGCGAACAGTTCGCTCAGCGTCGGAACGTCGGCGCCCGCGAGCTCACGCGTGTCGGCGAGCGTTCCGCTGAGAAACCCGCGTTTGCGGCCGAACACCGCATGCATCGAGAGGAGCGTGTCGTCGGGAGCTGCCACGACGTCGACTTGAAACGCCCGGAAGCCGAGCTCGGCGGCGCGACGGTATGCGGTCATCGACCCAGACGACGCTCCCGACGCCGT contains:
- a CDS encoding glycerophosphodiester phosphodiesterase family protein, whose protein sequence is MTVDDAHPFFECAEPLMLVSHAGDTASGASSGSMTAYRRAAELGFRAFQVDVVAAPDDTLLSMHAVFGRKRGFLSGTLADTRELAGADVPTLSELFAEFPEARWNIELKSVQCEDALVALIERYPHRERLCVSAPFHTRVLRRLRRRFPDLATNASLLEGALIGFDLVFWRRRAAQGVQLFAPIARGWVIRRNVQRGVAVHVWTVNDAAAARAFRAAGATGLVVDDYAAVAPALRESP